The following are encoded together in the Tatumella ptyseos genome:
- the ppiC gene encoding peptidylprolyl isomerase PpiC — MAKTAAALHILVKQKAQAEKLLADLQQGAHFQTLAKKYSTCPSGKQGGDLGEFRRGQMVPAFDKAAFSCPLLTPYGPVKTAFGYHIIKVLWRN, encoded by the coding sequence ACATCTTAGTTAAACAGAAAGCTCAAGCCGAAAAGTTATTAGCGGACTTACAACAAGGCGCTCATTTTCAAACCTTGGCAAAGAAATACTCTACCTGCCCTTCAGGCAAACAGGGCGGCGATCTTGGCGAGTTTAGACGCGGGCAGATGGTACCAGCCTTTGATAAGGCAGCCTTTAGCTGTCCGCTGTTAACGCCTTACGGACCCGTAAAGACTGCCTTTGGGTATCACATCATTAAGGTATTATGGCGCAATTAA